The proteins below are encoded in one region of Telopea speciosissima isolate NSW1024214 ecotype Mountain lineage chromosome 10, Tspe_v1, whole genome shotgun sequence:
- the LOC122643864 gene encoding uncharacterized protein LOC122643864, whose protein sequence is MADAKSSTDNFNIQITSVKLNGASNYLLWSQAFEVYVTCCRKMKYLTMEPVDSTDDKYDDWKAENATLLCWLWNSMEPSIASNVMFHKTAKGVWNELKESYSQDTNLSRIYDVYERFFSFKQDGKSLGEYYSSLKGMWEELNVYHPISTDAAVIKSQRSEFLVAKFLSGLDSDLQSVKSQLLTGEKIPSMNEAYCRIQRVVSPSVVKSDSAPTNKDNSALFTSTGGRGRGGGGTSSRGRGSTFGRGRATGSGGRGVTSNTAGSGFVDTSSRWCTHCNRSNHTVDKCWLKHGKPQWAREQFANSAISDGGTDSVHSSDPAPRSSTDGGTSSNDLVSQLLQRVQQLEASSSTSTAVLAHSGTTACFASSSSPWVIDSGASSHMTGKPTLFSSSTQPSMSSWISIADGSSMPVTGHGKVALIP, encoded by the coding sequence ATGGCTGATGCTAAGTCTTCTACCGACAACTTTAATATTCAGATTACCAGTGTGAAGTTGAATGGTGCTTCTAATTATCTACTTTGGTCTCAAGCCTTTGAGGTCTATGTCACTTGCTGCCGGAAGATGAAATATCTTACGATGGAACCCGTGGATTCCACTGATGACAAATATGATGATTGGAAGGCTGAGAATGCAACCCTTCTTTgctggctttggaatagcatggaaccctcCATTGCTtccaatgttatgtttcataaaactgccaagggtgtttggaACGAACTTAAAGAGAGCTACTCTCAAGATACAAATCTGTCCCGAATTTATGATGTCTATGagagattcttttcttttaaacaaGATGGAAAATCCCTTGGTGAGTATTACAGTTCATTGAAGGGGATGTGGGAAGAACTCAATGTATACCACCCTATCTCTACTGATGCTGCTGTAATTAAGTCCCAAAGATCTGAATTTTTGGTTGCTAAATTTCTCTCTGGGCtagattctgatcttcaatccGTCAAAAGTCAATTGTTGACTGGAGAGAAGATCCCCtctatgaatgaagcatattgTCGGATCCAGAGAGTAGTATCCCCTTCTGTGGTGAAGTCTGATTCAGCTCCTACCAACAAAGATAATTCTGCCCTTTTCACTTCTACTGGAGGGCgtggccgtggtggtggtggtacttcTTCTCGCGGTCGTGGTTCTACTTTTGGGCGCGGTCGTGCCACTGGTTCTGGAGGTCGTGGGGTTACATCTAACACTGCTGGTTCTGGTTTTGTTGATACTAGTTCTCGATGGTGCACTCATTGTAATCGGTCTAATCATACTGTTGATAAGTGTTGGCTcaaacatggcaaaccacagTGGGCCCGTGAGCAATTTGCAAACTCTGCCATATCTGATGGAGGGACTGATTCTGTGCACTCTTCCGACCCTGCCCCGAGATCctctactgatggtggtacctCTTCTAATGATTTAGTCTCTCAACTCTTACAGCGAGTCCAGCAACttgaggcttcttcttctacatctaCAGCTGTCCTTGCCCACTCAGGTACTACTGCTTGTTTCGCATCCTCATCCTctccgtgggtcattgactcaggaGCATCctctcacatgactggtaagcctACTTTGTTTTCATCTTCCACACAACCTTCTATGTCATCTTGGATTTCTATTGCAGATGGATCCTCTATGCCAGTCACTGGTCATGGGAAagttgctctgataccatga
- the LOC122642775 gene encoding separase-like isoform X1, which produces MDMCRDVAKHLNEAASDFLQQGLTPVDLIVSLYAAALYVDNDVESRGSKDECVVKSLLDSGANLQHIAALLASLESYFYIDGNENGVTHCSTEENSVGTLRPVMESNVQHSKTCCHRHGEVSLFSYLNALECLCKPFSELVNTAKKHILAESAVDLCSDKLHYIQDAFHRFWKVFLMCSRCRCTSETGRERFHESQKTLLCVAVADFTVSIRTRKDIQRSADCIDQITSMKWIQFHELKYLLTSLYNIGVILYRSNQVKQASVALELCCRASWICVSLLCKTFRDKSEGIQEELSEDSIIEFVVETCRKNAFLLDVLHQCGSPDVDTSIVNSLLNWCTVGNYLERLSGPAPLVKQWVKIKCKEFRGADVEDYAPTLYSLLLKTSPTWSKKTTGIILEQELFMYEEMNSSYPKLCQKMQLKIMDILLFDVYITKDDFLENSRVLIWKGRVLRACESEDLQICIQCFSEAIYILDEVFSKSSVNSALTCHQLALAHCLRALCTQEAEPNSEVILHDIHHALELWSNIVIPRHCPADELCELVTKNAMPLLYQVSDLLSLKGHMHFHYEIYKLIIILLKRKNVPLEKSVAMLWADRRLTHALCVSPVYENFILKFSEHFGVNSDSVGFWVNCLKDSEPLLVGFQQKFSLSHSISPQENHPENSLGSDININEVKKAAMDLLSSVRSLEISHPDNCFSFMLTMAIIVLTLFRFPPNLC; this is translated from the exons ATGGATATGTGTAGAGATGTTGCAAAACATCTAAATGAAGCTGCAAGTGATTTCCTTCAG CAGGGTTTGACACCGGTTGATTTGATTGTTAGTCTTTATGCTGCTGCATTGTATGTTGATAATGATGTTGAATCCAGAGGTTCAAAGGATGAATGCGTAGTTAAAAGTTTGCTTGACAGTGGAGCTAATCTGCAACACATTGCTGCCTTGCTTGCTtcattagaaagttacttttatATTGATGGGAATGAGAATGGTGTAACCCACTGCAGTACAGAAGAGAATTCCGTGGGTACACTTCGTCCAGTCATGGAATCTAATGTTCAACACTCAAAAACTTGTTGCCATAGGCATGGAGAAGTTTCCCTGTTCTCCTACTTAAATGCTTTGGAGTGCTTGTGCAAGCCATTTTCTGAACTAGTAAATACAGCAAAGAAACATATCCTTGCTGAATCTGCAGTTGATCTATGTTCTGATAAGCTACATTATATTCAGGATGCATTCCATAGATTTTGGAAAGTGTTTCTCATGTGTTCCAG GTGCAGGTGTACATCTGAAACTGGGAGAGAGAGGTTTCATGAGAGCCAGAAAACATTGCTTTGTGTTGCAGTAGCAGATTTCACAGTCTCTATCAGGACAAGAAAAGACATTCAG AGGAGTGCAGATTGCATCGATCAAATTACTTCAATGAAGTGGATTCAGTTTCATGAGCTAAAATATCTCCTCACCTCTCTCTATAACATTGGTGTGATTTTATACAGATCCAACCAAGTAAAACAG GCTTCAGTGGCTTTAGAATTATGCTGTAGAGCATCATGGATTTGTGTTTCTCTCCTCTGCAAGACATTTAGGGACAAGTCAGAGGGGATTCAAGAGGAACTATCTGAAGATTCTATTATAGAGTTCGTTGTTGAGACATGTAGAAAAAACGCATTTCTTCTGGATGTTCTCCATCAATGTGGAAGCCCTGATGTAGACACAAGCATTGTAAATAGCCTTTTGAATTGGTGCACTGTTGGAAACTATCTTGAAAGGTTGAGTGGTCCCGCACCCTTGGTGAAACAATGGGTTAAG ATTAAGTGCAAAGAATTTAGGGGAGCCGATGTGGAAGATTATGCTCCTACTTTATATTCTTTGCTGTTAAAGACTTCTCCAACATGGTCAAAAAAGACGACTGGCATCATTTTAGAGCAG GAGCTTTTTATGTATGAAGAAATGAATTCCAGTTATCCGAAACTATGCCAGAAAATGCAACTGAAAATTATGGATATTCTTCTCTTTGATGTTTATATAACAAAGGACGATTTCTTAGAAAATTCAAGGGTCCTTATTTGGAAAGGAAGAGTATTAAGGGCTTGTGAGAGTGAAGACCTTCAAATTTGTATTCAGTGTTTTTCGGAGGCTATTTATATACTT GACGAAGTATTTTCTAAATCTTCTGTCAACAGTGCTTTGACTTGCCATCAATTAGCACTTGCACATTGCTTGCGGGCACTTTGTACCCAGGAGGCTGAGCCAAACTCCGAG GTAATCTTGCATGATATTCATCATGCACTAGAGCTATGGTCGAATATAGTCATTCCAAGGCATTGTCCTGCAGATGAGCTCTGTGAGTTGGTGACTAAAAATGCAATGCCGTTACTATATCAAGTTTCTGATTTGTTATCACTGAAG GGTCACATGCATTTCCATTATGAAATTTACAAGCTCATCATCATACTACTAAAGCGAAAAAATGTTCCTCTTGAAAAGAGTGTAGCAATGCTATGGGCAGATAGAAGACTGACCCACGCCCTTTGTGTTTCACCAGTTTATGAGAACTTCATCTTGAAATTCTCAGAACATTTTGGTGTTAATTCCGACTCTGTTGGTTTCTGGGTTAATTGTTTAAAGGATTCAGAGCCACTACTGGTTGGATTTCAGCAGAAGTTCTCACTTTCTCATTCCATTTCCCCTCAAGAAAATCATCCTGAAAATTCTTTGGGTTCTGATATCAACATTAATGAAGTAAAAAAGGCTGCAATGGATCTCTTGTCAAGTGTAAGATCTCTTGAAATATCACATCCTGATAATTGTTTTTCGTTTATGCTAACCATGGCAATCATAGTGTTAACCCTTTTTCGTTTCCCTCCCAATTTGTGCTAG
- the LOC122642775 gene encoding separase-like isoform X2, whose product MDMCRDVAKHLNEAASDFLQGLTPVDLIVSLYAAALYVDNDVESRGSKDECVVKSLLDSGANLQHIAALLASLESYFYIDGNENGVTHCSTEENSVGTLRPVMESNVQHSKTCCHRHGEVSLFSYLNALECLCKPFSELVNTAKKHILAESAVDLCSDKLHYIQDAFHRFWKVFLMCSRCRCTSETGRERFHESQKTLLCVAVADFTVSIRTRKDIQRSADCIDQITSMKWIQFHELKYLLTSLYNIGVILYRSNQVKQASVALELCCRASWICVSLLCKTFRDKSEGIQEELSEDSIIEFVVETCRKNAFLLDVLHQCGSPDVDTSIVNSLLNWCTVGNYLERLSGPAPLVKQWVKIKCKEFRGADVEDYAPTLYSLLLKTSPTWSKKTTGIILEQELFMYEEMNSSYPKLCQKMQLKIMDILLFDVYITKDDFLENSRVLIWKGRVLRACESEDLQICIQCFSEAIYILDEVFSKSSVNSALTCHQLALAHCLRALCTQEAEPNSEVILHDIHHALELWSNIVIPRHCPADELCELVTKNAMPLLYQVSDLLSLKGHMHFHYEIYKLIIILLKRKNVPLEKSVAMLWADRRLTHALCVSPVYENFILKFSEHFGVNSDSVGFWVNCLKDSEPLLVGFQQKFSLSHSISPQENHPENSLGSDININEVKKAAMDLLSSVRSLEISHPDNCFSFMLTMAIIVLTLFRFPPNLC is encoded by the exons ATGGATATGTGTAGAGATGTTGCAAAACATCTAAATGAAGCTGCAAGTGATTTCCTTCAG GGTTTGACACCGGTTGATTTGATTGTTAGTCTTTATGCTGCTGCATTGTATGTTGATAATGATGTTGAATCCAGAGGTTCAAAGGATGAATGCGTAGTTAAAAGTTTGCTTGACAGTGGAGCTAATCTGCAACACATTGCTGCCTTGCTTGCTtcattagaaagttacttttatATTGATGGGAATGAGAATGGTGTAACCCACTGCAGTACAGAAGAGAATTCCGTGGGTACACTTCGTCCAGTCATGGAATCTAATGTTCAACACTCAAAAACTTGTTGCCATAGGCATGGAGAAGTTTCCCTGTTCTCCTACTTAAATGCTTTGGAGTGCTTGTGCAAGCCATTTTCTGAACTAGTAAATACAGCAAAGAAACATATCCTTGCTGAATCTGCAGTTGATCTATGTTCTGATAAGCTACATTATATTCAGGATGCATTCCATAGATTTTGGAAAGTGTTTCTCATGTGTTCCAG GTGCAGGTGTACATCTGAAACTGGGAGAGAGAGGTTTCATGAGAGCCAGAAAACATTGCTTTGTGTTGCAGTAGCAGATTTCACAGTCTCTATCAGGACAAGAAAAGACATTCAG AGGAGTGCAGATTGCATCGATCAAATTACTTCAATGAAGTGGATTCAGTTTCATGAGCTAAAATATCTCCTCACCTCTCTCTATAACATTGGTGTGATTTTATACAGATCCAACCAAGTAAAACAG GCTTCAGTGGCTTTAGAATTATGCTGTAGAGCATCATGGATTTGTGTTTCTCTCCTCTGCAAGACATTTAGGGACAAGTCAGAGGGGATTCAAGAGGAACTATCTGAAGATTCTATTATAGAGTTCGTTGTTGAGACATGTAGAAAAAACGCATTTCTTCTGGATGTTCTCCATCAATGTGGAAGCCCTGATGTAGACACAAGCATTGTAAATAGCCTTTTGAATTGGTGCACTGTTGGAAACTATCTTGAAAGGTTGAGTGGTCCCGCACCCTTGGTGAAACAATGGGTTAAG ATTAAGTGCAAAGAATTTAGGGGAGCCGATGTGGAAGATTATGCTCCTACTTTATATTCTTTGCTGTTAAAGACTTCTCCAACATGGTCAAAAAAGACGACTGGCATCATTTTAGAGCAG GAGCTTTTTATGTATGAAGAAATGAATTCCAGTTATCCGAAACTATGCCAGAAAATGCAACTGAAAATTATGGATATTCTTCTCTTTGATGTTTATATAACAAAGGACGATTTCTTAGAAAATTCAAGGGTCCTTATTTGGAAAGGAAGAGTATTAAGGGCTTGTGAGAGTGAAGACCTTCAAATTTGTATTCAGTGTTTTTCGGAGGCTATTTATATACTT GACGAAGTATTTTCTAAATCTTCTGTCAACAGTGCTTTGACTTGCCATCAATTAGCACTTGCACATTGCTTGCGGGCACTTTGTACCCAGGAGGCTGAGCCAAACTCCGAG GTAATCTTGCATGATATTCATCATGCACTAGAGCTATGGTCGAATATAGTCATTCCAAGGCATTGTCCTGCAGATGAGCTCTGTGAGTTGGTGACTAAAAATGCAATGCCGTTACTATATCAAGTTTCTGATTTGTTATCACTGAAG GGTCACATGCATTTCCATTATGAAATTTACAAGCTCATCATCATACTACTAAAGCGAAAAAATGTTCCTCTTGAAAAGAGTGTAGCAATGCTATGGGCAGATAGAAGACTGACCCACGCCCTTTGTGTTTCACCAGTTTATGAGAACTTCATCTTGAAATTCTCAGAACATTTTGGTGTTAATTCCGACTCTGTTGGTTTCTGGGTTAATTGTTTAAAGGATTCAGAGCCACTACTGGTTGGATTTCAGCAGAAGTTCTCACTTTCTCATTCCATTTCCCCTCAAGAAAATCATCCTGAAAATTCTTTGGGTTCTGATATCAACATTAATGAAGTAAAAAAGGCTGCAATGGATCTCTTGTCAAGTGTAAGATCTCTTGAAATATCACATCCTGATAATTGTTTTTCGTTTATGCTAACCATGGCAATCATAGTGTTAACCCTTTTTCGTTTCCCTCCCAATTTGTGCTAG